A section of the Veillonella criceti genome encodes:
- a CDS encoding ComEC/Rec2 family competence protein, with translation MQYYIKRWLTYITLVIVLVVGSLSLSGCNLEASIPNMGAANHTTATQSNDSLSGTLDVYTLDIGQGDSHLIKVGDDYTLIDTGDVDHRDRLIALLKQYNVSSLKNVIITHPHADHMGGFYALIKAGIPIGHVYDNGMEGSTSVYKTYLKNINKKQIPHSALYKGAVVDLGHGATFTVYAPEEGKYLLDNKGRPDPNDNSIVGKLTFGKFSMLFTGDASRAEENRLIKEENTKLASRVLKVGHHGSASSSQKDFIRSVRPELAVISVGLHNDYGHPTSQALKRLAEEKVLVYRTDTQGTIRIHTDGNTWSVTTER, from the coding sequence ATGCAATATTATATTAAACGTTGGTTAACATATATTACGCTAGTTATAGTGTTAGTAGTAGGCTCTTTATCTTTAAGTGGTTGTAATTTAGAAGCTTCTATTCCTAATATGGGCGCAGCTAACCATACAACGGCGACACAAAGTAATGATTCCCTATCTGGCACACTTGACGTATATACGTTAGATATTGGTCAAGGGGATTCTCACTTAATTAAAGTGGGTGATGACTATACTTTAATTGATACAGGTGATGTGGATCATCGTGATCGATTAATCGCTTTATTAAAGCAATATAATGTCTCTTCTTTAAAGAATGTTATTATTACACATCCTCATGCGGATCATATGGGCGGTTTTTATGCATTGATAAAAGCGGGGATTCCTATTGGACATGTGTATGATAATGGTATGGAAGGATCTACTTCAGTATATAAGACCTATTTAAAGAATATTAATAAGAAACAGATTCCTCATAGTGCGCTATATAAAGGGGCAGTCGTGGATTTAGGTCATGGTGCTACGTTTACCGTTTATGCACCAGAGGAAGGAAAGTATCTCTTAGATAATAAAGGTAGGCCAGACCCTAATGACAATAGCATTGTAGGCAAATTAACATTTGGTAAATTTTCTATGCTGTTTACTGGTGATGCGTCTCGGGCTGAAGAGAATCGACTTATTAAAGAAGAAAATACAAAATTAGCAAGCCGTGTTCTTAAAGTTGGCCATCATGGGAGTGCTAGTTCTTCACAAAAAGATTTTATTCGTTCAGTACGCCCTGAATTAGCGGTAATTTCTGTAGGTTTACATAATGATTATGGTCATCCTACTTCGCAAGCACTTAAACGACTTGCTGAAGAAAAAGTATTAGTCTATCGTACTGATACACAAGGCACAATTCGTATTCACACAGATGGGAACACGTGGAGTGTAACTACGGAACGATAA